In a genomic window of Wyeomyia smithii strain HCP4-BCI-WySm-NY-G18 chromosome 1, ASM2978416v1, whole genome shotgun sequence:
- the LOC129718273 gene encoding glycine dehydrogenase (decarboxylating), mitochondrial-like: MIGVTRDMDGQDAYRLALQTREQHIRRDKATSNICTAQALLANMSAMYAIYHGPEGLKGISNRVHNCALTVNAGLKKAGHEQLNKNFFDTLHIVAHGMSTTEVKARAEAKKINLRYFSDNSIGISLDETVKTSDISDLLWIFNCSDIDSTLADPTVMNMSIHKTQFKRTSPFLTHPIFNKHHSESRMVRYMKQLENKDISLVHSMISLGFCTMKLNSTTEMIPCSFRHFTAIHPFVPVEQAKGYKQMLTELEKDLCEITGYDKFSFQPNSGAQGEYAGLRAIRSYHESRGENRRNICLIPISAHGTNPSSAQMAGMKVQAIRVNHNNGTIDIAHLKEKVQQHSDNLSCVMITYPSTNGIFEDNVVDVCELVHKYGGQVYLDGANMNAQVGLCRPGDFGSDVSHLNLHKTFCIPHGGGGPGMGPIGVKSHLAPFLPTHPVVYPLSGSENTSFGVVSAAPYGSSSILPISWAYIKLMGGRGLRRATQVAILNANYMSKRLENHFKTLYTDPNTSLVAHEFIIDVRDFKKTANIEAVDIAKRLMDYGFHAPTMSWPVTGTLMVEPTESEDKEELDRFCEAMISIRKEIQDIEEGRLDIRVNPLKMAPHTQKQTVSSEWNRPYPKELGAFPAPFVKPETKVWPTVGRIDDLYGDKHLVCTCPPMVPNYE, encoded by the exons ATGATTGGAGTCACTAGAGATATGGATGGACAGGACGCATACCGTCTCGCACTTCAAACTAGAGAGCAACATATTCGAAGGGATAAAGCAACTAGTAACATATGTACTGCACAAGCACTTTTGGCAAATATGTCAGCCATGTATGCAATTTACCATGGTCCAGAAGGTCTAAAAGGCATATCCAACAGAGTCCATAATTGTGCTCTAACTGTCAATGCTGGACTTAAAAAAGCAGGTCATGAGCAAttgaacaaaaactttttcgataCACTACATATTGTTGCACATGGCATGAGTACAACAGAAGTGAAAGCTAGAGCCGAAGCAAAGAAAATCAATCTGCGATATTTCAGCGATAATTCTATAGGTATATCTTTAGACGAAACAGTTAAAACTTCCGATATTTCCGATCTGTTATGGATATTCAATTGCTCAGACATTGACTCGACATTAGCTGATCCTACTGTAATGAATATGTCAATTCATAAGACTCAGTTCAAAAGAACATCGCCGTTTCTGACGCACCCAATTTTTAATAAGCACCACAGTGAATCACGCATGGTTCGCTATATGAAACAATTAGAGAATAAAGATATTTCGTTGGTACATTCAATGATTTCATTAGGATTTTGTACGATGAAGCTAAACTCCACCACAGAAATGATTCCATGCTCATTTAGACACTTTACAGCAATTCATCCATTTGTCCCGGTGGAACAAGCCAaaggttacaaacaaatgtTAACTGAATTAGAAAAAGATTTATGCGAAATAACAGGCTACGACAAGTTTTCTTTTCAGCCTAATAGTGGAGCTCAAGGTGAATATGCAGGTCTCAGAGCAATCCGAAGCTACCACGAATCTCGAGGTGAAAATAGACGGAATATTTGCTTGATTCCCATAAGTGCTCACGGTACGAATCCTTCATCCGCACAAATGGCTGGCATGAAAGTTCAAGCGATCAGAGTAAATCACAACAACGGAACCATCGATATAGCTCATTTAAAGGAGAAAGTCCAGCAACACTCGGATAATTTATCCTGTGTTATGATAACATATCCCTCAACTAATGGAATTTTTGAGGACAATGTTGTTGACGTGTGTGAACTAGTTCATAAATATGGTGGACAAGTATACCTGGATGGTGCAAATATGAATGCACAAGTCGGACTTTGTCGGCCAGGAGATTTTGGTAGTGATGTTTCACATTTAAATCTCCACAAGACCTTTTGTATCCCCCATGGCGGAGGTGGTCCTGGAATGGGTCCGATAGGAGTCAAATCACATTTGGCACCGTTTTTACCTACCCATCCTGTTGTATATCCATTATCGGGAAGTGAAAACACAAGTTTCGGAGTTGTGAGTGCAGCACCGTACGGAAGCTCATCTATACTGCCAATATCTTGGGCATATATCAAG TTAATGGGTGGTCGCGGATTAAGACGTGCCACACAAGTGGCTATCTTAAATGCAAACTATATGTCCAAAAGATtagaaaatcatttcaaaacatTATATACGGATCCAAATACTAGCCTTGTAGCGCATGAGTTTATCATTGATGTTCGAGACTTTAAAAAAACAGCTAATATTGAAGCAGTTGACATCGCAAAACGATTAATGGACTACGGATTTCATGCTCCAACTATGTCATGGCCTGTAACTGGAACGCTTATGGTAGAGCCAACGGAATCCGAAGACAAAGAAGAACTTGATCGTTTTTGCGAAGCCATGATTTCAATTCGAAAAGAAATTCAGGATATCGAAGAAGGACGCTTGGACATACGAGTCAACCCATTGAAAATGGCACCGCATACACAGAAACAAACTGTATCTTCTGAATGGAATCGACCATACCCAAAGGAACTTGGTGCTTTCCCAGCG CCATTCGTTAAACCGGAAACAAAAGTTTGGCCAACCGTTGGAAGAATTGACGACTTATACGGGGATAAACACCTTGTTTGTACCTGTCCACCCATGGTTCCGAATTATGAATAA